A region of the Vigna unguiculata cultivar IT97K-499-35 chromosome 9, ASM411807v1, whole genome shotgun sequence genome:
TATAGAGAATGTGTGGTTATTTGTCTTTTTCACacacatatatttaataatatgcCTTATTTTCGGttcatttatttatcttttttcatTTGTGTATTGACAAAGATATTAAGGTTGAATTGTTTTTACGTATAATTGGAAtagcaaaatatattataaaggttagttacttaaaattataattagaggtaaaataaaaaaaatatatttgtgtaAATAAATACTACAATAAAAACTCTTcttaactattatatatatatatatatatatatatatatatatatatatgttttactgTACATGACAACCAACcagttaaataaaaaacttatatagtcataattataataaatgtattttttctccaatttattactttttctggtgaattttttcttatacttaattttgacacattttgtttttgcttcttaaaaaaatataaggattttattattttgttcacAACTATCAATCTTATTTGGTCAACTATTACATAACAATGTTGATACCTAACACAACACTTCATTATTTGACATGGTTAACTCATGATACTAACATGGATTGATGTGCTaataaaatgttactaaaaaaaatgtacaacactaaaaaaacataagtACAGATGTGTAGCattgtaaatatataagaaCAAATCTacatcattataaaaatatgaaggcaAATGTGCATTATTGAGAAAATATGAGGACAAAATACAAAtaggaataaaaaaatgataaagaatttttaattttagaaatgttaGTAAGTTTTCACTTCtctaaactatttttatttgtttatagaTATTCATTCTTATTATGAGTTTGATTGGTCACATTTCCACTCAACCATCTTCTATTTTGTTACATGTTATAATTCTTAATTGTTTCTCTCTTTCATTTGCAAAAGATTTTgtatatttcaatataattacAATTTGTCTTAAATATTGATGCTAATACATTATACACTCATCAATACTCTACGCAAGTGCATCCAAATATACGCAAGTCACATGCTCCTGTTATTGAAGCCATTCCAAATGATGCTAATACATTATACACTCAACCGAAACATAGTAATGACGgagaaaattttctatttcatgATTTCTATaggaaatgataaaatttttgaaCCAATAACCAATTCTATAGTACAACAAAATTTGCAAAACTTATGAGTTATGACAGTCATGAAGGCATTCATGACATAGCAACTTATTGCGAACTAGAGCTGTCTACAACCTTAAGACCCCAGCTCATATCCTCACAGTGGCGTACATGTGGAACAAGTGCACCAGTATCAGTTCCTCTCTTAGCCTTACAATCATAGAAGGGAGGAGCATGGAAGCATGGCTCCATTGACATGGCACGTTGACAACCAGGATCAGGGGCTGTTCCATTCTCTGGCTTGTACAGTATCCATGGTTTCAAACCTCCAAGCCCCTGTGCCACatagccaaaagtagaccacgAGCTCGTGACCAACGCGTCGCTCAAGCTCAACAAGTACATTTCTGCCCAAGCTTTTTGATTGTGCATCTTCTTCTCTGTTTGTTGAAAACCTTCATGGCTTGGCTGGTAAATGCCAATAATTTCTCCTGTCGCAGTAGGATGTTCCCAATACATGTCTCTCACTTTCTCAAAATAACCAGAGCTCAACGATGTCATCAGTACAGCTTTTGATTTCGGCTTTCCTGGTGACTTAACAAAATCACCCTTTCGATTAACATCAGGCAAAAGATTCTCCTTCAAGGTGCAAGCTAATATCTGATCCAACACATGTTGAAATGGGCCAGTTCCTGTGTCAAACACTCTTATCTGGATGCCTAATTTTTCATCAGCATTAGCTAAATAAGCTTGATAGTATCTACTCACAAGTCCCCATACTTTGTTGGTGGGGTGGAAAAGATATCTACccaagaaatgaaaaattgttTCCTTGTTCGGAAAGAGATCACTCAGTTGCTGCTCAAACGATGGCATTAAGAATAGAGATGGGACAAAGTAATTATTTGTTCTCACCACTAACCATGGTACTTTCTGGAGAAAAGTTTGGTCTTCATCACAAAAGAAAAGTTTGTCTTGATCATCATAGTCATGTGCAAGATGAAGATAGACAAA
Encoded here:
- the LOC114162492 gene encoding galactoside 2-alpha-L-fucosyltransferase-like, coding for MKRHWRNTGHDEESLPGSDSDTRSTRKFPLTRLMALSLFCLFIFSLTFLLPRPPVQSSPTIKALLQLKQTQTQQGDVSDFVMLKKDKLLGGLLAGGFDERSCFSRYHSAWYGKGLSGNPSPYLISRLRTYETLHKECGPYTESYNKTVKDLRSGHVSDSPACKYVVWISYSGLGNRILTLASAFLYALLTNRVLLVDPGVDMVDLFCEPFPHVSWFLPPDFPLNSHFSKFDQKSDQCYGKMLKNKATTKSTVPSFVYLHLAHDYDDQDKLFFCDEDQTFLQKVPWLVVRTNNYFVPSLFLMPSFEQQLSDLFPNKETIFHFLGRYLFHPTNKVWGLVSRYYQAYLANADEKLGIQIRVFDTGTGPFQHVLDQILACTLKENLLPDVNRKGDFVKSPGKPKSKAVLMTSLSSGYFEKVRDMYWEHPTATGEIIGIYQPSHEGFQQTEKKMHNQKAWAEMYLLSLSDALVTSSWSTFGYVAQGLGGLKPWILYKPENGTAPDPGCQRAMSMEPCFHAPPFYDCKAKRGTDTGALVPHVRHCEDMSWGLKVVDSSSSQ